In Microcoleus sp. FACHB-68, the following are encoded in one genomic region:
- a CDS encoding NAD(P) transhydrogenase subunit alpha, with product MAEGLIAGLVVFVLASFVGFEVINKVPPTLHTPLMSGSNAISGIAVIGALLIAGDREWNVTVILGLIAIILATINVVGGFLVTDRMLQMFKKKEVKA from the coding sequence ATGGCAGAAGGATTGATTGCCGGTTTAGTTGTATTTGTTTTGGCGTCGTTTGTGGGATTTGAGGTGATTAATAAAGTGCCTCCGACGCTGCACACGCCTTTGATGTCTGGATCGAATGCGATTTCAGGGATTGCGGTGATCGGGGCGCTGCTGATTGCCGGTGATCGCGAGTGGAATGTTACGGTGATTTTGGGCTTGATTGCGATTATTTTGGCCACTATCAACGTTGTGGGTGGCTTTTTAGTGACTGATCGGATGTTGCAAATGTTTAAGAAAAAAGAGGTGAAAGCATGA
- a CDS encoding Re/Si-specific NAD(P)(+) transhydrogenase subunit alpha, giving the protein MKIAVAKEIEVGENRVALVPDAVARLVKQGLEVWVEAGAGEGSFFPDSAYEEAGAKIISDTATLWGEADVLVKVGPPKEREVNSLREGAVSIGFLNPLGDPFMVQQLANRGVTAFSMEMIPRTSRAQSMDALSSQAGVAGYKAVLLAAAASPKFFPMLTTAAGTIKPAKVFIIGAGVAGLQAIATARRLGAMVEAFDIRPAVKEEVQSLGAKFVEVQLNEETVAAGGYAKEISEASKQRTQETIGEHVRNADVVITTAQVPGRKAPRLVTEEMIDQMHPGSVIVDLAAEQGGNCAYTEAGKDVNHNGVTIICPINLPASMPVNASQMYSKNILTLLQYLIKDGQMQLNFEDDITGGTCVTHAGEIRNQRVRDALASSPQHSSVS; this is encoded by the coding sequence ATGAAAATAGCCGTTGCAAAAGAAATTGAAGTGGGCGAAAACCGTGTCGCCTTGGTTCCAGACGCTGTAGCCCGGTTGGTGAAACAGGGTTTAGAGGTTTGGGTGGAAGCCGGCGCGGGTGAAGGGTCGTTTTTCCCCGATTCTGCTTACGAAGAGGCAGGGGCGAAGATTATCTCCGATACCGCGACGCTGTGGGGCGAGGCAGACGTGCTGGTTAAAGTAGGGCCGCCAAAAGAGCGCGAAGTTAACAGCCTGCGAGAAGGCGCTGTATCAATCGGGTTTCTCAATCCCTTGGGAGATCCGTTTATGGTGCAGCAGCTAGCAAATCGGGGAGTGACGGCGTTCAGTATGGAGATGATCCCCCGCACCAGTCGGGCGCAAAGCATGGATGCTTTGTCTTCCCAAGCTGGGGTCGCCGGCTATAAGGCGGTATTGCTGGCGGCAGCAGCTTCGCCCAAGTTTTTCCCGATGCTGACAACGGCTGCCGGCACGATTAAACCGGCCAAAGTGTTTATCATCGGTGCCGGTGTCGCAGGCTTGCAAGCGATTGCAACCGCCCGCCGCTTGGGCGCGATGGTGGAAGCGTTTGACATCCGACCGGCAGTGAAGGAAGAAGTGCAAAGCTTGGGGGCGAAATTCGTCGAAGTGCAGCTAAACGAAGAAACCGTAGCTGCCGGCGGTTATGCCAAAGAAATTTCTGAAGCGTCCAAGCAGCGTACCCAGGAAACCATTGGCGAACACGTTCGCAACGCCGATGTGGTAATTACCACGGCACAGGTTCCTGGGCGGAAAGCGCCCCGGTTGGTGACGGAAGAAATGATCGACCAAATGCACCCCGGTTCTGTGATTGTCGATTTGGCTGCGGAACAGGGCGGTAACTGCGCTTATACAGAAGCCGGTAAAGATGTCAATCACAACGGGGTGACAATTATTTGTCCGATCAATTTGCCAGCGTCGATGCCGGTGAACGCGTCTCAGATGTATTCCAAAAATATTTTGACGTTGCTGCAATACCTGATTAAGGATGGCCAAATGCAACTGAATTTTGAGGATGACATCACCGGCGGCACGTGTGTGACGCACGCCGGCGAGATTCGCAATCAGCGGGTGCGCGATGCTTTGGCGTCTAGCCCTCAGCATTCGTCGGTAAGCTAA
- a CDS encoding DUF2808 domain-containing protein codes for MVFKVASTRRFLSAIAITGCLFTGLPHLSSLAQGLPGLTLFGGPQRENQLNFRLDYGAAGAWDRYRLRIGAKKLDLAVSQFAINYPDHYEGSFDKKAVKVIVDKKEIPLQDVVWDKENYLIEIFPQDPIPAGNNVEIVLSNVQNPTRRGMYYFNCRIISPGDVPLLRYLGTWVLTIS; via the coding sequence ATGGTCTTTAAAGTAGCCTCTACGCGACGTTTCTTGTCGGCAATCGCCATCACCGGCTGTCTATTCACCGGATTGCCTCACCTCAGCAGCTTAGCGCAAGGTTTACCCGGACTGACTTTGTTCGGCGGCCCTCAGCGGGAAAACCAGTTGAACTTCCGGTTAGACTATGGCGCAGCCGGCGCGTGGGATCGCTATCGGCTGAGGATTGGGGCAAAGAAACTCGACTTGGCTGTGTCGCAGTTCGCCATTAATTATCCCGATCACTACGAAGGTTCATTTGACAAAAAAGCCGTTAAGGTGATTGTCGATAAAAAGGAAATACCGCTGCAAGATGTGGTCTGGGACAAAGAGAATTACTTGATTGAAATTTTTCCCCAAGATCCGATTCCCGCCGGCAACAATGTTGAAATCGTTCTCTCAAACGTCCAAAACCCAACCAGGCGTGGGATGTACTATTTTAACTGCCGGATCATCTCCCCAGGGGATGTCCCCCTCCTGCGCTACCTAGGCACCTGGGTTTTGACCATTAGCTAA
- the rpmH gene encoding 50S ribosomal protein L34, with the protein MTQRTLGGTSRKRKRVSGFRVRMRTKNGQGVIKARRAKGRYRLAV; encoded by the coding sequence ATGACTCAGCGTACCTTGGGCGGGACAAGCCGCAAAAGAAAGAGAGTATCAGGGTTTCGAGTGCGGATGCGGACTAAAAACGGGCAGGGGGTGATTAAAGCTCGCCGTGCCAAAGGACGCTATCGTTTGGCAGTGTAG
- the rnpA gene encoding ribonuclease P protein component codes for MLPKENRLKHRQDFNAVYRGGLRRTGGNLTLRALRRQHPCQKNAKNSRQAVLPAAPTAGKPTRIGITISQKVSKKAVIRNRIKRQIRAALRQLLPRLSPGWDFVIVVGPAAIECNYGQFLQELEQLLAQAEVLNGHSRGSLL; via the coding sequence GTGTTACCCAAAGAGAACAGACTCAAACACCGGCAAGATTTTAACGCCGTATACCGAGGTGGGCTTCGCCGCACCGGCGGAAACCTCACGCTGAGAGCGTTACGGCGTCAGCATCCTTGCCAAAAAAATGCTAAAAATTCTCGTCAAGCAGTCCTGCCGGCGGCACCAACCGCAGGCAAACCCACTCGCATTGGCATTACTATCAGCCAAAAAGTGAGCAAAAAAGCCGTAATCCGCAACCGGATTAAGCGGCAAATTCGGGCAGCCTTACGCCAACTTTTACCCCGCCTGTCACCAGGGTGGGATTTTGTAATCGTTGTTGGGCCGGCAGCAATAGAGTGCAATTACGGTCAATTTCTGCAAGAATTAGAGCAGTTGTTGGCACAAGCAGAGGTACTAAATGGGCATTCGAGAGGAAGTCTACTTTGA
- a CDS encoding PH domain-containing protein: MGIREEVYFEGGPHIGDLIVNILLGLTIICLPLTIGATVRALWLRYRITNRRISVTGGWMGRDRTDIIYSDIAKVVTVPRGIGIWGDMVITLKDGSRLELRAVPKFRDIYAYINERLSPKAQQVSGAIGR; encoded by the coding sequence ATGGGCATTCGAGAGGAAGTCTACTTTGAGGGCGGTCCTCATATTGGAGATTTGATCGTGAATATCCTGCTGGGGTTAACAATTATCTGCTTGCCCCTAACCATTGGAGCAACTGTGAGGGCGCTTTGGCTGCGCTATCGCATCACCAACCGCCGAATTTCTGTAACCGGCGGTTGGATGGGACGAGATCGCACCGACATTATCTATTCAGACATCGCCAAAGTGGTAACAGTGCCCCGTGGCATCGGTATTTGGGGAGATATGGTAATCACCCTAAAAGATGGCAGTCGCTTAGAACTCAGAGCAGTTCCCAAGTTCCGAGACATTTATGCCTACATCAACGAACGGTTATCTCCCAAGGCACAGCAAGTAAGCGGGGCAATCGGTCGTTAA
- the yidC gene encoding membrane protein insertase YidC, giving the protein MDFGVGFLSNNVMLPILDFFYGIVPSYGLAIVALTLVIRLALFPLNAGSIRNMRRMKVAQPVMQKRVKELQERYKDNPAKQQEEMQKVYQEFGNPLAGCLPLLIQMPVLFALFATLRGSPFSNVNYTVNLEIFPQEQIERIVPQAFTTPPQNIYLSDGVHAPVTALLPGGNKLTVGEKTKLEFQTVEGKPLKALLTDYPETKLAPTWQVTKGEERVEIGEDGTLKALEPGEVTLQGTLPGLAADKGFLFIEALGRVGAWDEDGTIHWDILVMVLGFGVSLYINQLLSGQGQSSGGNPQQETVNKLTPILFSGMFLFFPLPAGVLMYMLIANIFQTVQTFILSREPLPENLQKLVEAQATAAESGGKERESLPFEPGRPKKKA; this is encoded by the coding sequence ATGGACTTTGGTGTCGGGTTTCTTTCCAATAACGTTATGCTGCCGATCCTGGATTTTTTCTACGGGATCGTGCCCAGCTATGGTTTAGCCATCGTGGCTCTGACGTTAGTAATTCGCTTGGCCCTCTTTCCCCTGAATGCCGGCTCTATTCGCAATATGCGACGGATGAAGGTAGCTCAGCCAGTGATGCAAAAGCGGGTCAAAGAATTACAAGAGCGTTACAAAGACAATCCTGCGAAACAGCAGGAAGAAATGCAAAAGGTCTATCAAGAATTTGGCAACCCGCTAGCCGGCTGCCTGCCTTTGCTGATACAAATGCCGGTGTTATTTGCGCTGTTTGCGACCTTAAGAGGGTCGCCATTTTCTAACGTAAATTACACGGTCAATTTGGAAATCTTTCCTCAAGAACAGATTGAAAGGATTGTCCCCCAAGCCTTTACAACGCCTCCCCAAAATATTTATCTATCTGATGGGGTACACGCGCCGGTGACTGCGCTGCTTCCAGGGGGAAATAAACTCACAGTTGGTGAAAAAACAAAGCTAGAGTTTCAGACAGTCGAAGGCAAACCCTTAAAGGCGCTGCTGACAGACTATCCTGAAACCAAACTCGCTCCCACCTGGCAAGTCACCAAAGGCGAAGAGCGGGTGGAAATCGGTGAAGATGGAACTCTCAAAGCCTTAGAACCTGGGGAAGTGACACTACAAGGCACTCTTCCAGGTCTTGCCGCTGACAAAGGCTTTCTATTTATCGAAGCCTTGGGCCGCGTGGGTGCTTGGGACGAAGATGGAACCATCCACTGGGATATTCTGGTGATGGTGCTGGGATTTGGGGTTAGCTTGTATATCAACCAGCTACTCTCAGGACAAGGCCAATCTTCCGGGGGCAACCCTCAGCAAGAAACAGTAAACAAACTCACCCCGATACTTTTTTCAGGGATGTTTCTGTTCTTTCCCCTACCGGCTGGGGTGCTGATGTATATGCTCATTGCCAACATCTTTCAGACTGTCCAGACGTTTATTCTGTCGCGAGAGCCACTGCCAGAGAACCTGCAGAAGCTTGTAGAGGCTCAAGCAACGGCTGCTGAGAGTGGTGGCAAGGAACGGGAATCACTTCCCTTTGAACCAGGCCGTCCTAAGAAGAAAGCTTGA
- a CDS encoding R3H domain-containing nucleic acid-binding protein — MSDQTKMIRGQEWLEKLLKLAAIPSTVTAEPSPEGLAEPGSYWLTVEEKHLTPQQIELLIGPDGAVIDAIQYLANSILNIGQEEDQQASYTIELQGYRVRRQAELREMADRAAEQVRQTGQEFEMSALSAAERRQVHTFLKECEDLETYSRGQEPDRRLVVRLR, encoded by the coding sequence ATGAGCGATCAGACAAAGATGATACGGGGTCAGGAGTGGTTGGAAAAACTGCTCAAACTAGCTGCTATTCCATCAACGGTAACAGCCGAGCCAAGTCCAGAAGGTTTGGCAGAACCGGGTAGCTACTGGTTAACGGTTGAAGAAAAGCACCTGACGCCCCAACAAATCGAACTTTTGATTGGGCCTGACGGTGCGGTGATCGACGCCATTCAGTACCTAGCCAACAGCATCCTGAACATCGGTCAAGAGGAGGATCAGCAAGCCTCCTACACCATAGAGTTGCAGGGCTATCGGGTTCGCCGGCAAGCTGAACTCCGTGAAATGGCAGATCGGGCAGCCGAACAGGTGCGCCAAACCGGCCAAGAATTTGAGATGAGCGCCCTTTCTGCCGCCGAAAGGCGGCAGGTTCATACCTTTTTGAAGGAGTGTGAGGATTTAGAAACCTACAGTCGAGGGCAAGAACCCGATCGGCGTCTCGTTGTGCGCCTGCGCTGA
- a CDS encoding YceD family protein → MEAIYIPQLIRTREQTEVVQFEEFLPDLETLTPLRGQMKVTHRGNYLEVSAQAETIVTLTCHRCLQQYNHRLKIKPSELIWLEESANGPDTGPQERETALEDLVETLPPQGYFEPSEWLYQQVCLAIPHRQLCDSQCKGIQLAEDEGGNVSEQPAADQRWSALEALKRQLPK, encoded by the coding sequence ATGGAAGCGATTTACATTCCGCAGCTCATTAGAACCCGCGAACAGACAGAAGTCGTTCAGTTTGAAGAATTTCTGCCCGATTTAGAAACGTTGACACCCCTACGAGGGCAGATGAAAGTGACGCATCGCGGAAACTATCTTGAAGTTTCCGCCCAAGCAGAAACGATCGTCACCCTCACTTGTCATCGCTGCTTACAACAGTACAATCACCGGCTCAAGATAAAACCGTCTGAATTAATTTGGCTGGAAGAATCCGCTAATGGGCCAGATACTGGCCCTCAAGAGCGGGAAACGGCTCTCGAAGATTTAGTCGAAACCCTTCCCCCACAAGGCTATTTTGAACCGAGTGAGTGGTTGTACCAACAGGTTTGTCTGGCAATTCCGCACCGGCAGCTCTGCGATTCTCAGTGTAAGGGAATTCAACTGGCTGAAGATGAGGGGGGTAATGTTAGCGAACAACCAGCCGCAGATCAGCGGTGGTCGGCTTTGGAAGCACTAAAACGACAGCTCCCTAAATAG
- a CDS encoding AAA family ATPase — protein MAFSDEFELLLRARYPLIYIPTREEERVEAAISQCAHRQGNRAVYIWDFVDGYQSNPNDSGFGRRNPLQALEFVEKLPASAAAIFILRDFHRFLEDVSVSRKLRNLARLLKSQPKNVVIVSPQLLIPEDLSEVLTVVEFALPNPSDIHAEVERLLNATGHSLESRVLDEIVRSCQGLSIDRIRRVLAKAIATHGQLAPDDVELILEEKRQIIRQTQILEFYPTSERISDIGGLDNLKDWLLRRGSAFSERARQYGLPHPRGLLLVGIQGTGKSLTAKAISHHWHLPLLRLDVGRLFGGLVGESESRTRQMIQLAEALAPCVLWIDEIDKAFAGFNSKGDAGTTSRVFGTFITWLAEKTSPVFVVATANNIQSLPAEMLRKGRFDEIFFVGLPNQEERRAIFGVHLSRLRPHNLKNYDLDRLAYETPDFSGAEIEQSLIEAMHIGFSQNRDFTTDDILESASQIVPLARTAQEQIQFLQDWADAGKARLASRHSSLSRRRSNLKLE, from the coding sequence ATGGCTTTTAGTGATGAATTTGAACTGCTACTGCGAGCTCGCTATCCCTTAATTTACATACCAACTCGTGAGGAAGAACGAGTCGAAGCCGCGATCTCACAGTGCGCTCACCGGCAAGGAAACAGAGCCGTTTATATCTGGGATTTTGTGGATGGCTACCAGAGCAACCCTAATGACAGTGGGTTTGGACGCCGCAATCCCCTGCAAGCTTTGGAATTCGTGGAAAAATTGCCGGCAAGTGCAGCCGCCATCTTCATCCTGCGAGACTTCCACCGCTTTTTAGAAGATGTCTCGGTGTCAAGAAAGCTGCGAAACTTGGCAAGACTCCTTAAATCCCAGCCAAAAAATGTGGTGATCGTTTCGCCCCAGCTATTGATTCCAGAGGATCTCAGCGAAGTTCTGACAGTCGTAGAGTTTGCTCTGCCAAACCCTAGTGACATCCACGCCGAAGTTGAGCGCCTGTTAAACGCCACAGGTCACTCATTAGAAAGTAGAGTTTTAGATGAAATCGTGCGTTCCTGTCAAGGTCTTTCGATTGATCGAATTCGCCGGGTTCTCGCAAAAGCCATCGCCACACACGGCCAACTCGCACCCGATGATGTCGAGCTGATTTTAGAAGAAAAACGCCAAATTATCCGCCAAACCCAAATTTTAGAGTTCTACCCCACCAGCGAGCGAATTTCTGATATTGGTGGGTTAGATAACCTCAAAGACTGGTTACTACGCCGAGGCAGTGCTTTTTCAGAACGAGCAAGGCAATACGGATTGCCTCATCCCAGAGGGTTGCTACTCGTCGGTATCCAAGGCACCGGCAAATCTTTGACTGCCAAAGCCATCTCCCACCACTGGCACTTACCTTTGTTGCGCTTAGATGTTGGGCGCTTGTTTGGGGGATTGGTGGGCGAATCAGAATCGCGCACTCGGCAAATGATCCAGCTAGCAGAAGCCTTGGCTCCTTGTGTGCTATGGATTGACGAAATTGACAAAGCCTTTGCCGGCTTTAACAGTAAAGGTGATGCCGGCACCACCAGCCGCGTCTTTGGCACCTTTATTACCTGGTTGGCTGAAAAAACTTCGCCGGTATTTGTGGTTGCTACCGCCAATAACATCCAGTCGCTGCCAGCAGAAATGCTGCGGAAAGGCCGGTTTGATGAAATATTCTTTGTTGGTTTACCCAACCAGGAAGAACGTCGCGCCATTTTTGGTGTGCATTTGTCCCGTTTGCGGCCTCACAACTTGAAAAACTACGATTTAGACCGGCTAGCCTATGAAACGCCAGATTTTTCTGGGGCAGAAATCGAGCAATCACTGATCGAGGCGATGCACATTGGCTTTAGCCAAAACCGAGACTTCACCACAGATGATATTTTAGAATCGGCCAGTCAGATTGTGCCCCTCGCTCGCACCGCTCAAGAACAAATTCAGTTTCTCCAAGATTGGGCTGATGCCGGTAAAGCTCGTCTGGCTTCTAGACACAGCAGTTTAAGCAGACGGCGGTCAAACTTAAAACTTGAGTGA
- a CDS encoding SH3 domain-containing protein translates to MKKLSGFLQFTIGLLLAIAFLLGGGIAAALYLAAKHSTQPERPVFDEERVATQSAARNAKSASTQQKPAATPGAPPSTPKPLEAGAYRARVTWPQGLLLRDSPSFNANSLGGIPFNGQVVVLEESSDKEWQQVRLENSDQKGWIKGGNIERINE, encoded by the coding sequence TTGAAAAAGTTGTCCGGATTCCTACAATTTACCATCGGTTTACTGTTGGCCATTGCCTTCCTTCTCGGTGGGGGCATTGCCGCAGCCTTATACCTAGCAGCCAAACACTCCACACAGCCCGAAAGACCCGTTTTCGATGAAGAGCGGGTGGCCACTCAATCGGCAGCCCGCAATGCCAAAAGTGCTTCAACCCAGCAAAAACCAGCAGCAACGCCAGGTGCGCCACCTTCCACACCGAAGCCTCTCGAAGCCGGAGCTTACCGCGCTCGTGTAACTTGGCCTCAAGGCTTACTGCTGCGGGACAGTCCCAGCTTTAACGCCAACAGTCTAGGAGGTATCCCCTTCAACGGACAGGTTGTAGTTCTCGAAGAAAGCTCAGATAAAGAATGGCAGCAAGTGCGCTTGGAAAATAGTGATCAAAAAGGCTGGATTAAAGGTGGCAACATTGAGCGAATTAACGAATAA